A stretch of Desulfurivibrio alkaliphilus AHT 2 DNA encodes these proteins:
- a CDS encoding chemotaxis protein CheW, translating to MTLAAEKTDRRAGEGLQGVSELAGKYLTFTLANEEYGVGILKVREIIGVMEITAVPHTPPYIKGVINLRGRVIPVMDLRLKFGMAAKAYDERTCVIVVEVQGRNSAVQVGMVVDSVSEVVNIAGSEIEPPPSMGSSSESDNILGMAKVKGEVKILLDVDRVVGEGLLRQFEEM from the coding sequence ATGACATTAGCGGCGGAAAAAACAGACAGGCGGGCCGGCGAGGGCCTGCAGGGGGTCAGTGAGCTGGCCGGCAAGTACCTTACCTTTACTCTGGCCAACGAGGAGTACGGGGTCGGGATCTTGAAGGTCCGGGAGATCATCGGGGTGATGGAGATCACTGCGGTGCCGCACACTCCGCCCTACATAAAAGGGGTGATCAACCTGCGTGGCCGGGTGATTCCGGTGATGGACCTGCGGCTAAAATTCGGTATGGCGGCCAAGGCGTATGACGAGCGGACCTGTGTCATTGTGGTTGAGGTGCAGGGGCGCAACAGTGCCGTGCAGGTCGGGATGGTGGTCGATTCGGTTTCTGAAGTGGTGAATATCGCCGGCTCGGAGATAGAACCTCCCCCTTCCATGGGATCATCCTCCGAGAGTGATAATATCCTGGGGATGGCCAAGGTGAAAGGCGAGGTCAAGATTCTTCTCGATGTTGATCGGGTTGTTGGCGAAGGTCTGTTGCGCCAGTTCGAGGAGATGTGA
- a CDS encoding chemotaxis protein CheA encodes MSQDENAVSKILDDMAVKILMVEPGDLSVVGDLLAAAEDLLATEGEAANLPVLHAMAHAFKSALERMIMGELSDSAENYELLGKAITQIQEAVRKGSDMDEAGVAAFAQHLSEAGYPVTAADLLGGDKSLAEEPAQEATPMESLPAQDKEPGAAAEAPAEVSPEAPPAPALEQAPAVGGGVPDFLQDKELLGGFIEEAFEHLESIEVNVLELEQNPGDLDIVNNIFRPFHTIKGVSGFLNLRTINKLAHATENLLDDVRNGKREMDSDVIDLVLTVGDTLRSMVENIKEVLENGPEYYQDLDITSQLEHIQTLQEGKSPAASAPEAPVAATGTAAAGAATGAPAAAAVPAGGEAQSSSAGAAEPATAPEAAMPAPAGAGRPQGGESPAPAAANGQATPRKKMGASIKVDVEKLDALVNAVGELVIMQSLVRQNPLVAKIADPKLIKDFSQLSRITSDLQHTAMSMRMVPIKQTFDKMIRLVRDLSKKSGKEVNLVMEGADTEIDRNMVDSIYDPLVHMMRNSVDHGIQPPDERVKHGKTPTGKVSLRAYQKGGNMVIEIEDDGEGLNTVKIRKKAESRGLVQPGDNLSDHELNNMIFMPGFSTADQITDVSGRGVGMDVVKKAVEKLRGKVEVQSQPGKGSLFTIRLPLTLAIIDGIIVRVGSERYIIPTTAIQESMKPERKNYNTVHGRGESLLVRGELLPVIRLYKLFGVENPTHTDPCEAIVVVVENEGRRRALMVDELLGKEEVVIKNLGGMSDVRGVAGGTILGDGRVGLILDLAGVIASAAE; translated from the coding sequence ATGTCCCAGGATGAAAATGCGGTAAGTAAAATTCTCGATGATATGGCCGTGAAAATTCTCATGGTCGAGCCGGGTGATCTCTCGGTGGTGGGTGATTTGCTGGCGGCGGCGGAGGATCTGCTGGCCACTGAAGGCGAGGCGGCCAATCTGCCGGTCCTTCATGCCATGGCCCATGCCTTCAAATCCGCCCTGGAGCGGATGATCATGGGCGAGCTGTCTGACTCGGCGGAAAATTATGAGTTGCTGGGCAAGGCCATCACCCAGATCCAGGAGGCGGTCCGCAAGGGAAGCGATATGGATGAGGCCGGGGTGGCCGCTTTTGCCCAGCATCTTAGCGAGGCCGGGTACCCCGTTACGGCTGCCGACCTGCTGGGTGGCGACAAGTCCCTGGCCGAGGAACCGGCCCAAGAGGCGACCCCGATGGAATCCTTGCCGGCCCAAGATAAGGAACCTGGCGCGGCGGCTGAAGCCCCGGCGGAGGTGTCGCCAGAAGCACCGCCGGCACCCGCCTTGGAGCAAGCGCCGGCCGTGGGGGGGGGCGTCCCGGACTTCCTCCAGGACAAGGAGTTGCTGGGGGGCTTTATCGAAGAGGCCTTCGAGCACCTGGAGAGCATTGAGGTCAATGTCCTGGAGTTGGAACAAAACCCCGGCGACCTGGATATCGTCAATAATATTTTCCGTCCTTTTCACACCATCAAAGGGGTTTCCGGCTTTCTCAACCTCCGCACCATCAATAAACTGGCCCATGCCACGGAAAACCTTCTGGATGATGTCCGCAACGGCAAACGTGAGATGGATTCCGATGTCATCGATCTGGTCCTGACCGTTGGCGATACGCTCCGGAGCATGGTGGAAAATATCAAGGAAGTGCTGGAAAACGGCCCGGAGTACTACCAGGATCTGGATATAACCTCCCAACTCGAGCATATCCAGACCCTCCAAGAGGGAAAAAGTCCGGCCGCCAGCGCTCCGGAGGCCCCCGTGGCAGCAACCGGCACAGCAGCGGCCGGCGCCGCCACCGGAGCGCCGGCTGCAGCGGCAGTTCCTGCCGGCGGGGAAGCCCAGTCCTCTTCCGCTGGCGCGGCTGAACCGGCAACAGCCCCCGAAGCCGCGATGCCAGCCCCGGCCGGGGCAGGGCGGCCACAGGGCGGCGAAAGCCCCGCTCCGGCCGCCGCCAATGGCCAGGCTACCCCCCGGAAAAAAATGGGGGCTTCCATCAAGGTGGATGTTGAGAAACTCGACGCCCTGGTCAATGCCGTGGGCGAGCTGGTGATCATGCAATCGCTGGTGCGCCAGAATCCGCTGGTGGCCAAGATCGCCGACCCCAAGCTGATCAAGGATTTTTCCCAGCTCAGCCGGATCACTTCCGATCTGCAGCACACCGCCATGTCCATGCGAATGGTGCCCATCAAGCAGACCTTCGACAAGATGATCCGCCTGGTTCGCGATCTCTCCAAGAAAAGCGGCAAGGAAGTGAACCTGGTCATGGAAGGGGCGGACACCGAGATTGACCGCAACATGGTGGACTCCATCTATGATCCCCTGGTGCACATGATGCGCAACTCGGTGGATCACGGCATTCAACCCCCCGATGAAAGGGTCAAGCATGGCAAAACGCCCACCGGCAAGGTCAGCCTGCGCGCCTACCAGAAGGGCGGCAACATGGTCATTGAGATCGAGGATGACGGGGAAGGGCTCAACACCGTTAAAATTAGGAAAAAGGCGGAAAGCCGGGGTCTGGTTCAGCCCGGCGACAACCTCTCCGACCATGAACTCAACAATATGATCTTCATGCCCGGCTTTTCCACCGCCGACCAGATCACCGATGTTTCCGGCCGGGGGGTGGGCATGGATGTGGTTAAAAAAGCGGTGGAAAAGTTGCGCGGCAAGGTTGAAGTGCAAAGCCAGCCCGGCAAGGGGTCGCTGTTTACCATTCGCCTGCCGCTGACCTTGGCCATCATTGACGGTATTATCGTGCGGGTGGGCAGCGAGCGTTATATCATCCCCACCACCGCCATTCAGGAATCCATGAAGCCCGAGCGCAAGAATTACAACACCGTCCACGGGCGCGGGGAGTCGTTGCTGGTGCGGGGCGAGCTGCTGCCGGTGATCCGGCTTTACAAGCTGTTCGGCGTTGAGAACCCGACCCATACCGACCCTTGCGAAGCCATTGTGGTGGTGGTGGAGAATGAAGGCCGCCGCCGTGCCCTGATGGTGGACGAGTTGTTGGGCAAGGAAGAAGTCGTGATCAAAAACCTGGGCGGGATGTCGGATGTGCGTGGCGTGGCCGGAGGAACCATCTTGGGTGATGGCCGGGTTGGGCTGATCCTCGATCTGGCCGGGGTAATCGCCTCGGCGGCAGAATAA